From one Planktothrix agardhii NIES-204 genomic stretch:
- the xisH gene encoding FdxN element excision controlling factor protein XisH → MGKGWYQKRMLFRISESIKLQIDLAAESAIGAEKDSEKIAVEIKSFIGDSDISSFHTALGQYLNYCQALEEKEPERIVYLAIPSETYKDFFQLSFIQRALRRYQVKLIIYDPKLEEIKQWIK, encoded by the coding sequence ATGGGGAAGGGATGGTATCAAAAGCGAATGCTTTTTCGCATTAGCGAATCCATAAAATTACAAATTGATTTGGCGGCAGAAAGTGCGATCGGTGCAGAAAAAGATTCCGAAAAAATTGCTGTAGAAATTAAAAGCTTTATTGGAGACTCTGATATTAGCTCTTTTCACACTGCCTTGGGACAATATCTTAACTATTGTCAAGCCCTGGAAGAAAAAGAACCGGAGCGCATTGTTTATTTAGCAATTCCTTCTGAAACTTATAAGGATTTTTTTCAACTTTCTTTCATCCAACGTGCTTTGAGACGTTACCAAGTCAAGCTAATAATTTATGATCCAAAATTAGAGGAGATTAAGCAATGGATAAAGTAG
- a CDS encoding putative ABC transporter ATP-binding protein, with product MEGYKFINSLTIQNLLSYGSSEEIIDLQPLNVIIGTNGVGKSKL from the coding sequence ATGGAAGGCTATAAATTTATTAATTCGCTAACAATTCAGAACCTTCTCTCCTATGGTTCATCAGAAGAAATAATTGATTTACAGCCCCTAAATGTCATCATTGGCACAAATGGTGTGGGAAAATCAAAGCTTTGA
- a CDS encoding fdxN element excision controlling factor protein: protein MDKVEHYRQLIKQILTEHAEIATTEDTVKAELIFDSEHDHYQLAYVGWQGDKRVFGPVIHFDIQEGKIWIQYNGTEDSVAQRLVDMGVPTSDIILGFHSPFKRQFTGYAMG, encoded by the coding sequence ATGGATAAAGTAGAACATTATCGACAATTGATTAAACAAATTCTGACCGAACACGCCGAGATCGCAACGACTGAGGATACGGTGAAGGCAGAGTTAATCTTTGATAGTGAACATGACCATTATCAACTCGCTTATGTGGGTTGGCAAGGAGATAAGCGGGTATTTGGCCCGGTGATACACTTTGATATTCAAGAGGGCAAAATTTGGATTCAGTATAATGGGACTGAAGACTCTGTTGCCCAGAGATTGGTGGATATGGGCGTACCAACTTCAGATATTATTCTGGGTTTTCATTCCCCTTTCAAACGCCAATTTACGGGTTATGCAATGGGCTAG
- the coxB3 gene encoding cytochrome c oxidase subunit II produces MKIRTILILGVIAIALALISLWMGQQSYSWFPPQASAEAQLIDQLFSFLVTLGTFIFLGVVGTLTYSVLFQQAGKYDTSDGPHIEGNVPLEIVWTAIPFVLVVSIAAYSYQIYDQMSILGPMEHIHGSMAIAAPLDASLATPIHPIEVRARQWVWEFYYPDQNITSTELHLPNNERARLTLASEDVLHGFYVPAFRVKQDIIPGRVIDFEFTPIREGRYRLRDSQYSGTYFAAMQTDVVVESADAYQQWLANTATQKPITAYNRAFTEYSKRNNSDRWKIVEPALPPVVNYSNSGIE; encoded by the coding sequence ATGAAAATTCGTACCATTTTAATTTTAGGCGTCATTGCGATCGCCCTTGCCCTGATCAGCCTGTGGATGGGACAGCAATCCTATTCTTGGTTTCCCCCCCAAGCCTCAGCAGAAGCCCAATTGATTGATCAGTTATTCAGCTTTCTGGTGACGCTGGGGACGTTTATTTTTCTGGGAGTGGTGGGGACACTGACCTACTCAGTGTTGTTTCAACAGGCCGGCAAATACGATACCAGCGATGGCCCCCACATCGAAGGGAATGTGCCATTGGAAATAGTCTGGACGGCAATTCCCTTTGTGCTAGTGGTCTCGATTGCAGCCTACAGCTACCAGATTTATGACCAAATGTCAATTTTGGGGCCGATGGAACATATTCATGGGTCAATGGCGATCGCAGCCCCCTTAGATGCTTCTTTGGCAACACCGATACATCCCATCGAAGTCCGTGCCCGTCAATGGGTATGGGAATTTTACTATCCCGACCAAAATATTACCAGTACGGAATTGCATTTACCTAACAACGAACGGGCGCGCCTGACACTAGCATCGGAGGATGTGCTACATGGCTTTTATGTACCTGCCTTTCGCGTCAAACAAGATATTATTCCGGGTCGGGTGATTGATTTTGAGTTCACGCCCATTCGGGAAGGACGGTATCGGTTGCGGGATTCCCAATATAGCGGAACTTATTTTGCGGCGATGCAAACCGATGTGGTGGTGGAGTCTGCCGACGCTTATCAACAATGGTTAGCAAATACGGCAACCCAAAAGCCTATAACGGCTTACAATCGCGCTTTTACTGAATATAGCAAAAGAAATAATAGCGATCGCTGGAAAATCGTTGAGCCAGCCCTTCCTCCCGTAGTCAATTATTCCAATTCTGGGATCGAATAA
- a CDS encoding hypothetical protein (protein of unknown function DUF364), translating to MLTLVLMGSTTPWLSELADMGINYLAGVAITDADALRQTIAEGGGTRIFDVGVQYCVLQLY from the coding sequence ATGCTCACACTGGTGTTAATGGGGTCTACGACTCCCTGGCTATCAGAGTTAGCGGATATGGGGATTAACTATTTGGCTGGGGTGGCTATTACCGATGCAGACGCATTACGACAAACCATTGCTGAAGGGGGAGGGACTCGTATTTTTGATGTTGGGGTACAATATTGCGTCTTACAGTTATATTAA
- a CDS encoding CemA family protein, which translates to MNFNGFNHWLSQRQIQLLESAYQSAQEIKALEDKYFQGWEVLLEGAIAHFGLPESRVAVNAFIATVPVIIDSCIKFWIFSYLTRYSPAASAIYERMNT; encoded by the coding sequence ATGAATTTCAATGGATTTAATCACTGGTTGAGTCAAAGACAAATTCAACTCTTAGAATCCGCTTATCAAAGCGCCCAAGAAATTAAAGCCCTAGAAGATAAATATTTTCAGGGATGGGAAGTTTTATTAGAAGGTGCGATCGCTCATTTTGGACTCCCAGAAAGTAGAGTAGCGGTGAATGCTTTTATTGCAACGGTTCCCGTGATTATTGATTCTTGTATCAAATTCTGGATTTTTAGCTATCTCACCCGTTATTCTCCGGCCGCTTCTGCTATTTACGAACGCATGAATACCTAA
- a CDS encoding cytochrome c oxidase, subunit I yields MTNISVDAIADIQQPMDESPENWRRFFGFSTDHKVIGIQYLVTSFFFFLIGGILAMIIRGELITPEADLLDRAVYNAMFTMHGTIMLFLWTFPSLVGLSNYLVPLMIGARDMAFPRLNAVAFWMVPVFGVILMASFFVPGGPSQSGWWAYPPVSLQNPTGNLINGQVLWILAVAISGVSSIMGAVNFVTTIFKMRAPGMTWFRMPVFVWTVLAAQIIQLFGLPALTAGAVMLLLDLTVGSSFFDPAKGGDPILFQHFFWFYSHPAVYVIILPIFGIFSEIFPVYARKPLFGYKVVAISSLVITGLSGIVWVHHMFASGTPGWMRMVFMATTMLISVPTGIKVFAWVATVWGGKLRLNTPMLFALGGLVMFVFAGITGIMLAAVPIDIHVNNTYFVVGHFHYVIYGAVVMGMYAALYHWFPKMTGRMYSEGLGKLHFALTFLGTNICFFPMHPMGLEGMPRRVASYDPEFAFWNVIASLGGFLLGMSTLPFLLNMIGSWVQGEKASKNPWRAIGLEWLLSSPPTAENFEELPIVIAEPYGYGKSEPLVANPDALEVAHESH; encoded by the coding sequence ATGACAAATATTTCTGTTGATGCGATCGCGGATATCCAACAACCCATGGACGAAAGTCCTGAAAATTGGCGGAGATTTTTCGGTTTCAGTACCGACCATAAAGTGATCGGGATTCAATATCTAGTAACATCCTTCTTTTTCTTCTTAATTGGCGGTATTCTGGCCATGATTATTCGTGGTGAACTGATCACCCCGGAAGCCGATTTGCTTGACCGTGCCGTTTACAACGCCATGTTCACCATGCACGGGACTATTATGTTATTCCTGTGGACATTCCCCTCCTTGGTAGGATTATCCAACTATCTCGTCCCCTTGATGATTGGGGCCAGGGATATGGCCTTTCCCCGCTTGAATGCCGTGGCCTTTTGGATGGTTCCGGTATTTGGGGTGATCCTCATGGCCAGCTTCTTTGTTCCCGGCGGCCCCTCCCAATCGGGTTGGTGGGCCTATCCTCCGGTGAGTCTCCAAAATCCTACCGGGAACCTGATTAACGGCCAAGTTTTGTGGATATTGGCGGTGGCGATATCCGGTGTGTCCTCGATCATGGGGGCGGTAAATTTTGTCACCACCATTTTTAAGATGCGCGCCCCGGGAATGACCTGGTTTCGGATGCCCGTATTTGTCTGGACGGTATTAGCAGCCCAAATTATTCAACTATTTGGCCTACCTGCCCTAACCGCCGGGGCGGTGATGTTGTTACTCGATCTTACCGTTGGGAGTAGCTTTTTTGACCCAGCGAAGGGGGGCGATCCCATTCTATTCCAACACTTCTTCTGGTTCTATTCTCACCCGGCAGTTTATGTGATAATTTTGCCAATTTTTGGCATTTTCTCCGAGATTTTCCCCGTCTATGCCCGCAAACCATTATTTGGCTACAAGGTTGTTGCTATCTCCTCGCTAGTAATTACAGGTTTGAGCGGTATTGTTTGGGTGCATCATATGTTTGCCAGTGGCACTCCTGGTTGGATGCGGATGGTATTTATGGCAACTACGATGTTGATTTCAGTTCCCACTGGAATTAAGGTTTTTGCTTGGGTGGCAACGGTTTGGGGTGGAAAATTGCGCCTAAATACCCCCATGTTATTTGCCTTGGGTGGTTTGGTGATGTTTGTGTTTGCCGGGATCACCGGGATTATGTTGGCAGCAGTCCCCATTGATATTCATGTCAACAATACCTATTTTGTGGTCGGACATTTCCACTATGTGATTTATGGTGCTGTGGTCATGGGAATGTACGCCGCCCTATATCACTGGTTTCCGAAAATGACCGGGCGAATGTATTCCGAAGGTTTGGGTAAATTGCATTTTGCCCTAACTTTCCTGGGTACTAACATCTGCTTTTTCCCGATGCACCCGATGGGATTAGAGGGAATGCCCCGCCGCGTTGCCTCCTACGACCCCGAATTTGCCTTCTGGAACGTAATTGCCAGTCTGGGGGGGTTTTTGTTGGGGATGTCTACATTGCCGTTTCTCCTCAACATGATTGGATCTTGGGTGCAGGGGGAAAAAGCGTCGAAAAATCCCTGGCGAGCTATTGGGTTGGAATGGTTACTATCATCACCTCCAACAGCAGAAAACTTTGAAGAATTGCCAATTGTAATTGCTGAACCCTATGGTTACGGGAAATCAGAACCGTTGGTTGCTAACCCTGATGCGCTGGAGGTTGCCCATGAATCCCACTGA
- a CDS encoding cytochrome c oxidase subunit III: protein MNPTDIDALNVVSSHALEGHGTVAHTHDEVGNSMFGFIVFLLSETVIFLSFFTGYIVYKTTALEWLPMGFTGLEIREPAINTVVLVSSSFVIYIAERFLHVKNLWGFRAFWLLTMIMGSYFLYGQAVEWRSLSFGFTDGVFGGSFYLLTGFHGLHVFTGVLLQTIMLGRSFIPGNYDKGEFGVAATSIFWHFVDVIWIILFILIYVWQ, encoded by the coding sequence ATGAATCCCACTGATATTGATGCTCTCAATGTAGTCTCAAGTCATGCCTTAGAAGGGCATGGAACAGTCGCCCATACCCACGATGAAGTGGGTAATAGTATGTTTGGCTTTATCGTATTTTTGCTATCGGAAACTGTAATTTTTCTTAGCTTTTTTACGGGATATATTGTTTACAAAACTACCGCTTTAGAGTGGTTGCCTATGGGTTTTACTGGGCTAGAAATCCGCGAACCAGCTATTAATACAGTGGTGTTGGTTTCTAGTAGTTTTGTGATCTATATCGCTGAACGTTTTCTGCACGTTAAGAATCTCTGGGGTTTTCGAGCATTCTGGCTGTTGACAATGATCATGGGCAGTTATTTCTTGTATGGTCAGGCGGTGGAATGGCGTAGTCTCTCCTTTGGTTTTACCGATGGTGTATTTGGGGGCAGTTTTTATTTGCTGACCGGATTTCATGGTCTTCATGTGTTCACAGGAGTGCTATTACAGACAATTATGTTGGGGCGATCTTTTATTCCTGGGAATTACGACAAAGGCGAATTTGGGGTGGCAGCAACCTCCATTTTTTGGCACTTTGTTGATGTGATCTGGATTATTTTGTTTATCCTGATTTACGTTTGGCAGTGA
- a CDS encoding putative multidrug efflux pump, giving the protein MLLFVQTFIKRPVLTTVCSILIILVGAISIPLLPITQLPNLANTQISIVGVNTGADAETTETTVTTIIEREINGVEGMKYLSSSTGNNGISNISVFFPNDVDRNIAQVNVQNRVAQAESNLPDVVRQIGLSVQASSPSILLVIGFYSDTDESGKPIYDTTFISNYIDLFIVDQLSRVPGVGQVTIFGERKYAMRLWLDPSRMAARGLTAQDVASALRTQNVQVGAGKIGQQPTPADQLFEIPLQAASRLRTVEEFEQMVLKTTDSGELITIKDVGRAELGAENYDLESTYNGKPAVGLGIYQLPGSNALETAAQLKATMAELSKNFPPGVNSQIAYDTTLFINVSLREVAITLIMAIALVVLVIFVFLQDWRATLIPAVAIPVALIGAMAGLKALGLELNTLTLFACTLAAGLVVDDAIVVVEAVMIKIEQGMKPLQAALDAMSELTGAIIATSIVLLAVFVPVLFFPGTTGVIYKQFAVTIIFAVVFSTFNALSFSPSMAGLLLRRQKKTGGPLGWFFDQFNRGFGWVQEKYAGVVTFLTKINALVMIIFVAGLAATVFVYQQVPSGFVPEEDQGYLIVIFRTPDGVSLNYTARAAEQIVDRTLAIPEIESVFAIPGFGFEGQNPSQGIAFVLLKPWDQRPDASQSVFGVLRRLNGSLQSIPEVQAFAVNAPPVQGLSTTGGFEFQLLDTTGNLPIQSLVENGNRLIGAANANPTFAGVFSQFSASKAQKRVEVLRDRANALNVDVNQIFSTLQTYLGSSYINDFVLGQRQYRVVAQAEKQFRARPEDITQLYVRSRDGEMISLSNLVKLTDFVGPETINHFNIFRSMLIQGNPAPGFSTGQAIAVMEKLASEVLDPGFDYAWQGSALEEKSSGGAAILIFGLAFIMAFLVLSAQYESYIDPMIIMLSVPLAVLGAMAAVWFRSNVLLQGTVWPLITNDVYVQVALVMLIGLASKNSILIVEFANQLRDKGLSITQAAIQAGEQRFRPIQMTAISSLIGFWPLVIASGAGSSSRWSLGTAIFGGLLAGTLLSLLITPNLYITVKTLEERFLKGKKSDKSNNNKSDKNQPPSPPEDPHSPGKTSETLATSDNGSIQPDSSLSKP; this is encoded by the coding sequence ATGCTTCTGTTTGTTCAAACCTTTATTAAACGACCTGTCCTAACGACAGTCTGTAGTATCCTGATTATTTTGGTGGGTGCTATCTCGATTCCCCTGCTGCCGATTACTCAACTTCCTAACCTGGCGAATACCCAAATTAGTATTGTTGGGGTCAACACTGGGGCGGATGCGGAAACAACGGAAACCACCGTGACCACGATCATCGAGAGGGAAATTAACGGGGTGGAGGGGATGAAATATCTTTCCTCCAGTACGGGAAATAACGGCATCAGTAATATTTCCGTGTTTTTTCCCAATGATGTTGATCGGAATATTGCCCAAGTTAACGTTCAAAACCGAGTCGCTCAGGCTGAGTCTAATTTACCTGATGTTGTCAGGCAAATTGGGCTTTCGGTGCAGGCGTCATCCCCTAGTATTCTATTGGTGATCGGTTTTTATTCTGATACAGACGAAAGCGGAAAACCGATATATGACACCACATTTATTAGTAATTATATTGATCTTTTTATTGTTGACCAATTGAGCCGGGTTCCTGGGGTGGGTCAGGTGACAATCTTTGGAGAGCGCAAATATGCCATGCGGCTATGGCTTGATCCATCTCGAATGGCCGCCAGGGGATTAACGGCCCAGGATGTGGCCTCAGCATTAAGAACACAAAACGTCCAGGTAGGGGCCGGAAAAATCGGTCAACAACCCACACCCGCCGATCAACTCTTTGAAATTCCCCTACAGGCTGCTAGTCGCCTCCGCACCGTCGAGGAATTTGAACAAATGGTACTCAAAACCACCGACAGTGGAGAGTTAATCACCATTAAGGACGTGGGCCGAGCCGAGTTAGGGGCAGAAAATTATGATTTGGAATCGACCTATAATGGCAAACCGGCAGTGGGTTTGGGGATTTATCAACTTCCGGGTAGTAATGCCCTAGAAACCGCCGCCCAACTTAAAGCCACAATGGCGGAACTGAGTAAAAATTTCCCACCGGGCGTTAACAGCCAGATTGCCTATGACACCACCCTATTTATTAATGTGTCTCTGAGGGAAGTGGCAATTACCCTGATTATGGCTATTGCCCTAGTGGTGCTGGTGATTTTTGTATTTTTGCAGGATTGGCGAGCCACCTTAATTCCTGCCGTTGCTATTCCCGTGGCTCTGATTGGGGCGATGGCTGGGTTGAAAGCCCTGGGCCTGGAACTAAATACTTTAACCCTATTTGCTTGTACCTTAGCCGCAGGTTTAGTCGTGGACGATGCCATCGTGGTTGTCGAAGCGGTGATGATCAAAATTGAACAAGGGATGAAACCTCTGCAAGCCGCCCTAGATGCCATGTCAGAACTGACCGGGGCGATCATTGCCACCTCGATTGTTTTGCTGGCGGTGTTTGTTCCGGTCTTGTTTTTCCCAGGAACAACGGGGGTAATTTATAAACAATTTGCGGTGACAATTATTTTTGCGGTGGTGTTTTCTACCTTTAATGCCCTTTCCTTTTCTCCTAGTATGGCAGGGCTATTGTTACGTCGCCAAAAGAAAACCGGGGGGCCTTTGGGGTGGTTTTTTGACCAATTTAACCGAGGTTTTGGGTGGGTACAGGAAAAATATGCTGGAGTTGTTACCTTTCTCACCAAGATTAATGCTTTGGTGATGATTATATTTGTGGCCGGGTTAGCAGCAACGGTATTTGTTTATCAACAAGTGCCATCGGGGTTTGTCCCAGAAGAAGATCAGGGCTATTTAATCGTGATCTTTCGGACTCCTGATGGGGTGTCCCTCAACTATACCGCTAGGGCTGCTGAACAAATTGTGGATCGGACTTTGGCAATTCCTGAAATTGAAAGTGTGTTTGCGATTCCTGGGTTTGGTTTTGAGGGACAGAATCCCAGTCAGGGGATTGCTTTTGTGTTACTCAAACCTTGGGATCAGCGACCGGATGCCTCTCAATCGGTGTTTGGGGTTCTAAGACGATTAAATGGGTCGTTACAATCTATTCCTGAAGTTCAAGCCTTTGCGGTGAATGCTCCCCCGGTGCAGGGTTTGAGTACCACCGGAGGCTTTGAATTTCAGTTATTAGATACAACCGGAAATTTACCGATTCAATCCTTAGTGGAAAATGGCAATCGTTTAATTGGAGCGGCTAATGCTAATCCGACTTTTGCCGGGGTATTTAGTCAGTTTTCTGCTAGTAAGGCTCAGAAAAGGGTTGAGGTATTGCGCGATCGCGCTAATGCTTTGAATGTGGATGTGAACCAAATCTTTAGTACCTTACAAACCTATTTGGGGTCATCATATATTAATGACTTTGTTTTAGGTCAACGTCAATATCGGGTTGTGGCTCAAGCGGAAAAACAATTCCGCGCCCGACCGGAGGATATTACTCAATTATATGTGCGTTCCCGGGATGGAGAGATGATTTCCCTGAGTAATTTGGTGAAACTCACGGATTTTGTCGGGCCAGAAACTATTAACCATTTTAATATCTTCCGTTCCATGCTAATTCAAGGAAACCCGGCTCCTGGATTTAGTACGGGTCAAGCGATCGCTGTTATGGAAAAATTAGCCTCTGAGGTCTTAGACCCCGGTTTTGATTATGCTTGGCAGGGTAGCGCCTTGGAAGAAAAGTCTTCTGGGGGGGCGGCGATTTTAATTTTCGGATTAGCATTTATTATGGCTTTTCTGGTGCTATCAGCCCAGTACGAAAGTTATATTGATCCGATGATTATTATGTTATCGGTGCCTCTGGCGGTCTTGGGAGCGATGGCCGCGGTTTGGTTCCGGTCGAATGTTCTCTTGCAAGGGACGGTCTGGCCCCTGATTACTAATGATGTTTATGTGCAGGTGGCCTTGGTGATGTTGATTGGTTTGGCTTCTAAAAACTCGATTCTGATTGTGGAGTTTGCCAACCAACTGCGGGACAAGGGTTTAAGTATTACCCAAGCCGCAATTCAAGCGGGGGAACAACGGTTCCGACCGATTCAAATGACTGCTATTTCTAGTTTGATCGGGTTCTGGCCGTTAGTTATTGCTTCTGGTGCGGGTTCTAGTAGTCGTTGGTCATTGGGTACGGCTATTTTTGGGGGTTTATTAGCAGGAACCCTATTAAGTTTGTTAATTACTCCAAACCTTTATATTACGGTTAAAACCCTAGAAGAACGTTTTCTGAAAGGGAAAAAATCCGATAAATCTAATAACAATAAATCGGATAAAAATCAACCTCCCTCTCCACCGGAAGATCCCCATTCTCCGGGTAAAACTTCTGAGACTTTAGCCACCTCGGATAATGGTTCTATTCAACCAGATAGCAGTTTAAGTAAACCCTAA
- a CDS encoding pyruvate kinase, which translates to MIKPLHHRTKIVATIGPASKSPEIIRQMVNAGMNVARLNFSHGSYEDHAEMVGLLRQVSKECNAPITLLQDLQGPKIRIGKLPSEEIELVQGELLTLVPLDNFDNQPNTAPIDYSYLAEEADLGAQVLLDDGLLELKIEEIQGNAVICRVIEGGILKSRKGVNLPSLILRLPSLTEKDQQDLDFGISQGVDWVSLSFVRRAEDVQALKALLIEKGASDIPVMAKIEKPQAIANLESIINECDGLMVARGDLGVEMSPEKVPLLQKQIIRMCNQKGIPVITATQMLDSMIHSARPTRAEASDVANAIIDGTDAVMLSGESAVGKFPVKAVQMLSRIASDVEPEIEFKNYPPVMSDETHALSEALNTIDKVLNLHCIVAYTSTGYTAILAAGERPKVPVIALTPNLKVYHRLNLVWGVKPILLEHQVDSFEGLIDLAQTKLLEGLLAQIGDKILIIGGVPTKKAKGTNFLKIHTIAD; encoded by the coding sequence ATGATCAAACCTTTACACCACAGAACAAAAATTGTTGCGACTATTGGCCCTGCTAGTAAATCCCCAGAGATCATCCGTCAAATGGTGAATGCGGGAATGAATGTCGCCCGATTAAATTTTTCCCATGGTAGTTATGAAGATCATGCGGAAATGGTAGGATTGTTGCGGCAAGTTTCCAAAGAATGCAATGCCCCGATTACTTTATTACAAGATTTACAAGGCCCAAAAATTAGAATTGGTAAGCTACCATCGGAAGAAATAGAATTAGTTCAAGGAGAATTATTAACCTTAGTTCCCTTAGATAATTTTGACAATCAACCGAATACAGCCCCCATTGATTATTCCTATTTAGCAGAAGAAGCCGACCTCGGAGCGCAAGTTTTACTAGATGATGGATTATTAGAATTAAAAATAGAAGAAATTCAGGGAAATGCCGTTATATGTAGGGTGATTGAAGGGGGAATCCTAAAAAGTCGAAAAGGAGTTAATTTACCGAGTCTAATTTTGCGTCTTCCCTCCTTAACGGAAAAAGATCAACAGGATTTAGATTTTGGAATTTCCCAGGGTGTAGACTGGGTTTCTTTGAGTTTTGTTCGCCGTGCGGAGGATGTTCAAGCCTTAAAAGCATTATTAATTGAAAAGGGCGCATCGGATATTCCGGTCATGGCAAAAATTGAAAAACCTCAAGCGATCGCCAATTTAGAATCTATTATTAATGAATGTGATGGTTTAATGGTAGCACGGGGGGATTTAGGGGTAGAAATGAGTCCTGAGAAAGTGCCATTATTGCAAAAACAAATCATTCGGATGTGTAATCAAAAAGGGATTCCAGTGATTACTGCTACCCAAATGTTAGATAGTATGATTCACAGTGCACGTCCCACCCGTGCAGAAGCAAGTGATGTTGCGAATGCAATCATTGATGGTACGGATGCGGTCATGTTATCTGGAGAATCTGCTGTTGGTAAATTCCCAGTGAAAGCAGTACAAATGTTATCCAGAATTGCCAGTGATGTCGAACCGGAAATCGAGTTTAAAAATTATCCTCCGGTGATGTCCGATGAAACTCATGCTTTAAGTGAAGCTTTAAATACGATTGATAAAGTCTTGAATTTGCATTGTATTGTTGCTTATACCAGCACAGGATATACGGCTATTTTAGCAGCAGGAGAACGACCTAAAGTTCCCGTTATCGCCCTAACTCCCAATCTAAAGGTTTATCACCGTTTAAACTTAGTTTGGGGCGTTAAACCGATTTTATTAGAACATCAAGTGGACTCTTTTGAAGGATTAATTGATCTCGCCCAAACTAAATTATTAGAAGGGCTATTAGCTCAAATTGGGGATAAAATATTAATTATTGGAGGTGTTCCAACCAAGAAAGCAAAAGGCACAAATTTCTTGAAGATTCACACAATTGCCGATTAA